From one Esox lucius isolate fEsoLuc1 chromosome 11, fEsoLuc1.pri, whole genome shotgun sequence genomic stretch:
- the cdr2l gene encoding cerebellar degeneration-related protein 2-like encodes MLRAGRMEEFVTEEDEPWYDQRDLEQDLHLAAELGKTLLERNKELEDSLQQMYINNEEQVQEIEYLSKQLEMLREMNEQHAKVYEQLDVTARELEITNEKLVLESKASQQKIDRLTGTMETLQAQVDTMTTRVEELRTLEELRVRREKKERRKTVHSFPCLKELCTAPRYEDGFLVANPGSVDLVSEHERRPLDEENERLKGVVSSLRSAMVAERGRREGAERECTAVLQEFERLEQRLLGAEGCQLRVQELEAELHEMQQLRRSRVCLLGGEEGLEQTLLNNALETDTPDGPGQEDGGEGAVGSGVAGEKSTQQGGPVRKSCSDTALNAISARDATGRRQGSYAIHANGVRKRGMSILREVDEQYHALLEKYEELLGKCRRHEESLCHAGVQTSRPVSRDPSVKDYSMATAGTSCSATASAGPPTPPQTPSTPEALEGISRQVEQVDKRLGQNTPEYKALFKEIFSRLQKTKSEVNSTKGTKARKSPRLGSPKGRKSKDK; translated from the exons ATGCTTCGTGCAGGCAGGATGGAGGAGTTTGTTACGGAGGAAGACGAGCCATGGTACGATCAACGGGATTTGGAACAGG ACCTGCACCTAGCAGCCGAGCTGGGGAAGACACTTCTGGAGCGCAACAAGGAGCTGGAGGACTCCCTACAGCAGATGTACATCAACAACGAGGAACAGGTGCAGGAGATCGAG TACCTGTCCAAGCAGTTGGAGATGCTGAGGGAGATGAATGAGCAGCATGCAAAAGTCTATGAGCAGCTAGACGTGACAGCCAGGGAACTGGAGATCACCAATGAGAAGCTGGTTCTGGAGAGCAAGGCTTCCCAGCAGAAGATCGACAG GTTGACTGGTACCATGGAGACTCTGCAGGCCCAGGTAGATACCATGACGACTCGTGTTGAGGAGCTACGGACACTGGAAGAGCTGCGGGTCCGCAGAGAGAAGAAGGAGCGTCGCAAGACTGTCCACTCCTTCCCCTGCCTCAAAGAACTCTGCACGGCCCCAAG GTACGAGGACGGCTTCCTGGTGGCAAACCCCGGCAGTGTGGACCTGGTGTCCGAGCACGAACGCCGGCCCCTGGACGAGGAGAACGAGCGTCTGAAGGGCGTGGTCTCCTCCCTGAGGTCCGCCATGGTGGCCGAACGGGGCCGGCGCGAAGGGGCGGAGCGGGAGTGCACGGCGGTGCTGCAGGAGTTTGAGCGTCTGGAACAGCGCCTCCTGGGGGCGGAGGGCTGCCAGCTGCGGGTGCAGGAGCTGGAGGCGGAGCTGCACGAGATGCAGCAGCTGAGGAGGTCCAGGGTGTGTCTGCTTGGGGGCGAGGAGGGCCTGGAGCAGACCCTGCTCAACAACGCCCTCGAGACAGACACGCCCGACGGGCCCGGGCAagaggatggaggggagggagccGTGGGGTCCGGCGTGGCGGGGGAAAAAAGCACGCAACAGGGTGGCCCCGTGAGGAAGAGCTGCAGCGACACGGCGCTCAACGCCATCTCGGCCCGCGACGCCACAGGCCGGCGGCAGGGCAGCTACGCGATCCACGCCAACGGCGTCCGCAAGCGAGGCATGTCCATTCTCCGGGAGGTGGACGAGCAGTATCACGCCCTGCTGGAGAAGTACGAGGAGCTCCTGGGGAAGTGCCGGCGCCACGAGGAGAGCCTGTGCCACGCTGGGGTGCAGACGTCGCGGCCCGTCTCCAGGGACCCGTCCGTGAAAGACTACAGCATGGCCACCGCCGGCACCTCCTGCTCCGCCACGGCGTCCGCTggaccccccaccccaccccagacCCCCTCCACCCCTGAGGCCCTGGAGGGCATCAGCCGGCAGGTGGAGCAGGTGGACAAGAGGCTGGGACAGAACACCCCGGAATATAAAGCCCTGTTCAAGGAGATCTTCTCCCGCCTGCAGAAGACCAAGAGTGAAGTGAACTCCACCAAGGGAACCAAGGCTAGGAAGTCCCCAAGGCTAGGAAGTCCAAAGGGAAGGAAGTCCAAAGACAAATGA